From a single Miscanthus floridulus cultivar M001 chromosome 8, ASM1932011v1, whole genome shotgun sequence genomic region:
- the LOC136473407 gene encoding THO complex subunit 4D-like, with protein MSYYERRGGDRGSGRIQGSGGRGGHVLRGRSGLPPRGPLGVNSRPSARTIAKSFSRTKDMTWRPDLFSDSMAASGIETGTKLYISNLDYGVSNEDIKELFSEVGHLKRFAVHYDGYGRPNGTAEVVFTRRSDAIAALKRYNNVLLDGKAMKIEVIGSDLGLPMTPRINVVGASNGRATRTVVMTPEFSQRGRGSSSRPLSNPSNRFNNRGGFQAGRGRGQFQARGRGRGQFQSRGRGRGQFQGRGRGRKPEKTADELDKDLESYHAEAMKTD; from the exons ATGTCATATTACGAAAGAAGGGGTGGAGATAGGGGTAGTGGCCGTATTCAAGGAAGTGGTGGGCGAGGTGGACATGTCCTGCGTGGAAGATCAGGATTGCCTCCCCGTGGACCTCTTGGGGTTAACTCCCGTCCATCTGCACGCACTATTGCTAAG TCATTTAGCAGAACCAAAGACATGACCTGGAGACCTGATCTATTTAGTGATAGCATGGCGGCTAGTGGGATAGAAACTGGTACAAAATTGTACATTTCAAACTTGGACTATGGGGTTTCTAATGAGGATATAAAG GAGCTGTTTTCAGAAGTTGGCCATTTGAAACGATTTGCTGTTCACTATGATGGCTATGGCCGCCCAAAT GGCACTGCAGAGGTGGTGTTTACACGGAGGAGCGATGCAATTGCTGCACTGAAGCGTTATAATAATGTTCTACTTGATGGAAAAGCTATGAAGATAGAAGTCATTGGAAGTGACTTAGGCTTGCCTATGACACCCCGTATAAATGTTGTTGGGGCTTCTAATGGCAGAGCTACAAGAACAGTTGTTATGAC GCCTGAGTTTAGTCAACGTGGCAGAGGTTCAAGCAGTAGACCTCTAAG TAATCCCAGCAACAGGTTTAACAACCGTGGTGGTTTCCAAGCTGGTCGAGGCCGTGGCCAGTTCCAGGCCCGTGGCAGGGGCCGTGGCCAGTTCCAGAGCCGGGGCAGGGGTCGTGGTCAGTTCCAGGGCCGCGGAAGAGGGAGGAAGCCTGAGAAGACTGCAGATGAGCTGGACAAAGACCTGGAAAGCTATCACGCGGAGGCCATGAAAACCGATTGA